GAAGTGATTTACGTTGTGGAAGGTTCATTAGAATATCAGATAGAAGGCGAAAAACCTGTTACATTAAAAGCGGGAGAAGTACTTTTTATTCCAGCAGGCGTGGTGCATTCGGCTAGAAATAACACAAATGCAAAAGCATCAGAACTGGCGACTTATATTGTAGAAAAAGGAAAACCTATATTGGTAATGAAAAAATAGTTTCAAGTTTCAAGTTTCAGGTTTCAGGTTGAAATGCGTATAATTTTTAGCGCAGAGTAATCAAAGGATTTTCGCAAAGCTTTGTGTGATTATTGGGCTTTTTTAATCTCGCAAAGTCGCGAAGTCGCAAAGTTTTATTTCTACAGCTTTGTGAACTTAAAAGAAACTTAGTTTCAACTCAAAAAAATCTTTGTGTGCTCTACGAATCTTTTGCGCTCTTTGCGTTAAAATTATCCCAAATTAAAGCCTGTCCATTTCAACCTAAAGTTTGTCCACTTCACCTTTTTTTACCTTTTAAAACAACCATTGTCTAAATACCTTTGACGAATAAATTAACTGATAATCAACTAATAAAAAATAAAATTATGAAAACACTATCCAATATTTTAATCGCTATTCTTTTTATGAATGCATCTTTAACTCAAGGACAAACTTCAAAACAGAAAACAATCGAAGTAAACAGTTCTTTGGGGACATTAAAACAAATCAACGCTGGATTATTAAACGTCGGATATACAGAAGCAGGCCCATCAAACGGAACTCCAGTAATATTGCTTCACGGCTGGCCTTATGATATTCACAGTTACAACGAAGTTGTTCCGATTTTAGCAGCAAAAGGCTATCACGTTTTTACCCCTTATTTACGCGGATTCGGAACCACAACTTTTCTTTCGAAAGACACTTTCAGAAACGGTCAGCAGGCGGCTTTAGCAAGCGATATTATCGCTTTTATGGATGCGCTAAAAATTGACAAAGCCTTAATCGGCGGTTTCGACTGGGGCGCTAGAACAGCAGTTGTGGTATCGGCACTTTGGCCAGAACGTGTAAAAGGTTTAGTATCGGTTAGTGGTTATTTGGTCGTGAATTTAGAAGCCAACTTGAAACCGCTTCCTCCAACAGCCGAATTAGGATGGTGGTACCAATATTATTTTGCAACCGAAAGAGGAAAACAAGGTTACACACAAAATACTTACGATTTCAATAAACTAATCTGGAAAATCGCTTCTCCGTTATGGAATTTCGATAAAGCAACTTACGATCAAACTGCTCAATCTTTTGATAATCCAGATCATGTAGCAATTGTAATTCACAATTACAGATGGAGACAATCTCTGGAAGCAGGAGAAGCTAAATACGATAATCTAGAAAAACGTTTGGCAGCTAAACCAGAAATTAAAGTTCCAACGATTACAATAGGAAGTGATTTTGATGGCGCTTTCGCGGATGGAAAAGCGTACGCCAACAAATTTACAGGAAAATACGAACACAGAATTTTAAAAGGAATAGGGCATAATGTTCCGCAAGAAGATCCAAAAGCTTTTGCGCAAGCAATAATTGACGCAGATAATTTAAAGTAAATTCAAAAATCAATATCAATATCAATATCACTATCAATATCAATATCAATATCAATTTGAAATAATCTAAAATCAACAATCTAAAATTAAAAATCATGAAAACAGTATTGTACACAGGAAAAACACATACAACAGGTGGTAGAGAAGGAGCTTCTCAAAGTTCAGACGAACAATTGAATATAAAATTAAGCTCGCCGGGATCTTCGCGTCCGGGAACAAATCCCGAGCAGTTGTTTGCTGCAGGATGGTCGGCTTGTTTTATAGGAGCTTTAGGAATTGCGGCTTCTAAACTTGGAGTTCGACTTCCAGCCGAAACCGCCGTAGATGCCGAAGTAGATTTGTGCGTAACAGAAGGAGAGTATTCGCTTCAAGCAAGATTAAATATCAGTCTTCCAGGAATTGACATTGAAACTGCGGAAGCTTTGGCGGCGCAAGCGCATCAGACTTGTCCATATTCTAAAGCGACTAGAGGAAATATAAACGTTGAGATTAATATTCTTTAAAGTGTGAAAAGTAAAAATGTGAAAAGTAAAATGTTAGATGTGAAAAGTTTAGTAGCATCTTACGTTTTACATCTCACAACTTACATTTCACAATCAAAAAATCATGTTATGAAAAAAATAGTAATCGCTTTTACAATGCTTTTTTTCCTTAGCGCAAACAGCATTTTCAGTCAGAACTCAGATAAGAAAGGTTTTGCACTTTTAGAATTATATACTTCCGAAGGCTGTTCCAGCTGTCCGCCTGCTGATGAATTGCTGGGAAGAATTCAGAATGAATACCGAGATAAAAATGTTTATATATTGGCTTATCACGTAGATTATTGGGATAAACAAGGCTGGAAAGATATTTTCAGTAATGCCGATTTTACGAAAAGACAATACGACTATGCCCAATTTATGGGAAAAGAACCCATTTACACGCCTCAAGTAATCATTAACGGAAAAACAGATTATATCGGTTCTCAGGAAACAAGCCTAAGAAATGGAATTAAATCGGCGCTTTCGAAGCCGTTATCAACTGGTTTAAATTTAGAAGTAAATCAAAATGCGAATTCACTTTCAGTAAATTATAATGTCGAAGGCACTTCGAAAAATAGCCGTTTATTAATCGCAGTTGTTCAGAAAGAGGCAAAAAGCAATGTGAAAAGAGGAGAGAATGCGCATCGAGTTTTATCGCATTATCAAATTGTTCGTAATCTGCAATCTGTAGATTTAAATAAAGCCAAAAAAGGAACAGCATCAATTCATCTCCCTAAAAATTATAACGCGCAGGATTTCGAAATCATTGGCTTTGTTCAAGATATGAATTCAGGTGCTATTTTGGGAGTTAAGAAGGTTTAGCATTTTTTTGTTTCACGCAGATTTAAACGGATTTTAGCAGATAATTTCAGTTTGTTTTTAATCTCGCAAAGTCACAGAGACGCAAAGTTTTTTATTCTCATTTTTTGTCATTTAGAGGAACGAGAAATCTCACTAGAAATTCCGCACAGATTTTCGCCAATCTTTGTCGAATCTTGAGTGAGATTTCTCGTTCCTCCTTTAGATTTGTTTTTTGAAATTTAAGTAGATTTATGATTGAGAAAGGAAGCAAAAGTAAACTGTTCGTTCCTCAGAGCTTGTGACTCATATTTCGATTAAGACTTTAGCTTCCCTTTCATCAAAGACTCAGATAGAAATTTGGGCTAGTGACCCGTTATTAAGGAGTTGAGCTTATGATGAATTTCTCAAATCATTGTTGAATCGTAAAAGCAAAGTTATGAAAAACATTATTGTCGGCATTGATATCAGCAGCAAGACTTTGGATATTTGTGTTAAGGAAGAATCTGTAAATTACTTTTCAATTGAGAACAACGTTCAGGTTATAAAACGTTTTTTCAAAAGATATTCAGATGAAAATGTGATTATAGGTATGGAAAACACAGGCAGATACAATTGGAATCTCTTTGAAGTGCTTGAGAAATTCAATTTTAGAGTTTATGTCATATCAGCTCTGCATATCAAAAAAAGCATAGGTCTTGTCAGAGGCAAAAATGATAAAATCGATGCACTGAGGATTTGTAATTTCATTGAGAAAAATTATCAGGAAAATAGAGAATGGAAGCCAAGTTCTCGCTCTATCAAAAAGATAAAAATACTATTGACCGAAAGAGCTTTAAGGATAAAAATTAAAAAACAGCTTATGGCCCAGCAGCATGATTATAAATTAATGAAAGGCATTGGATTGGATAAAGAACTAAAAAGTCTAAATGTAAAACTCATTAAAAGTGTTGAAGAACAAATTAAAGCTATTGAAAATGATATTGAAAAAGTAATCCATGATGACCAAAGTCTAAGCCAGAAGCAGAAACTGATAAAATCAGTTCCAGGAGTAGGCCAAGTTCTATCGTGGACATTATTATCAAAAACAGAAGGTTTTACGGTTATAACAGATCCAAGAAAAATGGCCTGTTACAGCGGGGTTGTACCATTCGATTTTCAATCTGGAACATCATTAAAAAGAAGACCTAGAGTTTCCATGCTTGCAGATAAAGGACTCAAAACCATCTTACATCTGGCAGCAATGAGTGCAATACGTTTGGATAATGATTTAAGCAAATACTATCATAGAAAAATTGATGAAGGAAAGAACAAAATGAGTGTTTTGAATGCTGTGAGAAATAAAATAATTCATAGAGTTTTTGCAGTAATAAAAAAACAAATCCCTTATCAAAAAGATTTGGTTTTATCATAGAAATCGAAATGACAAAACGTGTAAGGAAACAGTAATAAAAAAAATCTGTATAGATCTCCTAAAATCACTTTAAATCTGCGTGAAATCTTTTTCAAATAAACTTATCTTTGATCATAACTAACCAATAAAGTATGGAAAAAACAAAACGTTTTCAGGTTTCGCTCAAAGTCATTTGGGGAAGTTCGATTGCATTGGCAATTCTGGCCTCGATTCCAAAACTGTTTGATGCCGATTCAACACCTGGAGATATTGTCATAAACTCTTCGATTACATTGCTGTTTTCCCTTTTTATATGGTATTACAACATTTACAGTTTACCGAAATTTTCTGCTAATCATGCCAATAAAAGCCTCTTTAACTGGAAACTTCTATTGAGTGTTATTCTAGGGATTGTCTTAATGGTGATTTTGGTAATCGCGCATCAGGAACTGTTTCAGGTTTCAAAAATGGATGCTCCTATCATGTTCGAGCTTCGAGGAGTTTTAATCAACTTGATTGTATATATGTTTCTGCATTTGCTTTTTCAAAACTACCAAACCCAGCAGATGGGAGTTGAACTGGAACGCACAAAAGCAGTAAATCTTGGCGCTCAATACGAATTATTGAAACAGCAGGTAAATCCGCATTTTTTATTTAATAGTCTGAATACGCTGAAATCTATGGTTGATATCCAAGATCCACAGAGTTCAGATTTTATTCTGAAATTATCCGATTTTTATCGTTTTACGCTAGAAAGCCGAAAAATGGATTTGATTCCGCTTCGAGAAGAAATTCAGATTCTGGATTCGTACGTATATCTGCTTAAAGCGCGTTTTGAAGATGGATTTGTTTTAGAAAATGAAATTGATCCAAAGCAATGCGATTCGGCAATTCCTCCTTTTACTTTGCAATTATTAATCGAAAACTGCATCAAACACAATGTTGTTTCTTTAGATAAACCCCTCAAAATAAAGCTTTACACTGAAAATGAATTTTTGGTAGTAGAAAATAAAATTCAGCTTAAAAGAGGCGCCGTTTCTACAGGTGTTGGTTTAGATAATATCAATCAGCGTTTTATGCATTTGATTCACAAAGAAATTGAAATCGATAAAGACGAAACTACTTTTAAAGTTAAAATACCACTAAATTATGACTATCATAATAATTGAAGATGAAGTAAAAACGGCCAAAGCACTTGGCCAATTAATTCTGAGCATCAGACCCGATGTTCAGATTTTGTCTTATATACAAAGCATTGACGGCGCAGTAGATTATCTCTCAGAAAACGATCAGCCAGATCTTATTTTTATGGATATTCAGCTAGCAGATGGTCAGTGTTTTGAGATTTTTAAGAATGTTGAGGTTTTATCGCCGGTCATTTTCTGTACCGCTTTTGATGATTATGCCATCGAAGCTTTTAAGTCAAACGGAATTGATTATGTTTTAAAGCCTTTTTCACGAGAAAGTATTTCGCAGGCTTTAAAGAAAGCGGGAGAACTGAAAAACTTCTTTCAGAGAAATAAAAAAGTAATGCCCGATTTTGATTATTTGCTGACGCGAAATGGCGAAAATAAAGGTAAAAGCAGTTTTTTGGTTTTCAAAAACAATAAATATCAGACGGTTTTAACTGAGAATATTGCGTTTTTCTATATCAAAAATGAAACGCCAACGATTATGACTTTAGATAAAAATGAATATCCGTTAACGCAGTCTTTAGACGAAATTCATAAGCTTTTATCTCCAATTCAATTCTTTAGAATCAACAGGCAATATTTGGTCAATTTTTCGGCTATTCGAGAAGCAGAACATTATTTCTCGCGTAAAATAATTGTAAAACTGAGCGTGCCAACAGAAGAGAAATTATTGGTAGGAAAAGAAAAAGCAACAGCATTTTTAAGTTGGTTAGAAAACCGATAAAACCAATTAATTTATCATTTTTCAGATAAACTAATTGGCTTGATTTTATAATCCTGGAAACATAAAACAGCTTATAAAAAACAAAGCTGAAAGTATAAAACAGAGAATGAGAATGATCTTTTTCATTGGAAATAATTAAATTAAAAATTTGTAGAGGCTATATCAAAACAATCATTTCTCTTTCTGTAAAGTTTCGGAGAAGCGAAATATTATCGCGAAGAATATACATTTACAATATAAAACTCCAGAGGATTCTTTTAGTCTTTTAGTAAGCTTCGGAGAAGCGAAATATCTTTAGCGAAGAATACATATTTACAATATAAAACTCCAGAGGATTCTTTTAGTCTCTTTAGTAAGCTTCGGAGAAGCGAAATATCTTTAGCGAAGAATATACATTTACAATATAAAACTCCAGAGGATTCTTTTAGTCTCTTTAGTAAGCTTCGGAGAAGCGAAATATTTATAGCAAAAGAATAAATGTTTGTCAGATAAAGCTCCAGCGGAGCGACATTTTTTTTAAGCTAATAATATTCCGCTCCGCTAGAGCTTTCTTGTAGAATAGATTTACCTTCCTTAAAAGTTTTCGGAAGATGGAATATAAGTTGCAGTATATAATTTTCTAAACATAGCATAAGTTACACTTACCATTACAAAGGCAATAATGGCATCGGTTGCAGTACCAAAACCTAAGACAGCAATTTTTGAAAAGAATGCAAAAATAATGTCGAAAAATACGCCTGCGAAAACCCATTCTTTCAATCGTAATAATTTGTTTGGAATTAAAAGTGTAATGACTCCTGCTACTTTAAAAACACCGAGAATGTAAATAAAATGTGCAGGATATCCCAATTGCTGCGTAATTCCCCAAACCAATGGATTGTTTGTTAATTCAAAGAAACCGCTTGCGCCAAACCATAAAGAAGTTAATACTGTTCCTGTCCAATAGATAATTTTTGTTGTTTTTGAGTTCATGATTTTGATATTTAAAGTTATTTAACGGTACAAATGTGCGTTGAAAGCCTTAAAAACGAAGTCGGAATTATGTTGAAACGGACAAACTTTAGGGTGAAATGGACAGGGAGTGACTTGGTGTTTTTTACCGCAAACTACGCTAAGGTTTTTTTTTTCTAGATTGCGTTTTAAGTTCACAAAGTTGTGCAAATATTGTGGTTTTTAATCTCGCAAAGTCGCAGAGTCGCCAAGAATTTTTATTTTAAAGCCACAGATTAAAAAGATTAAAAGCATTTCTCTCTCGCAGATTGGGCAGATTCATGGGTTTTTTTCATATTAAAAATAAAATCTGCTCAATCTGCCCAATCTGCGAGAGGTAAAAAACTTCGCGGCTCTGCGACTTTGCGAGATTAAAAAAATTAAGCACAAGCTTAACAGTTAGTAAGACCTTTGCGAACTTAAAATCACCAGCATTTATATAAAAAAGAACCTTAGCGTACTTTGCGTTAAAAAACTACACCGACATTTCAGCAATTAAATACTGCATCAATTCGCTTGCTTTATGATGTTTTAAATTGCTTGTATTCTGACCCGACCAAAAACTAATCATATCGGTTCTTCCTTGAGCAAGTGCCGCCACTTTTAAAGGTGCGATTAATTTGGTTTGAAGCGGAAAAGGAAGGACTTCGGTTTCAAAAGGAACAGCATCAGAGATTTTATTCCTGATCATTCGGCCCATTCTTCCTGTGAGCGATTTTGAAACCGTAGTTGGAACATTCGGATTCTGAAATAGCATTTCTTTATGAACAGGCGCAGCGCCAGATTCATCTGTAACCATAAAAGCAGTTCCCAATTGTACAGCATCGGCGCCTAATGTCAGAGCTGCAGCGATTCCTTTTGCATCTATAATTCCGCCTGCTGCAATGATTGGTGTTTTAGTCTTTGCTTTTAATTGCTGTACAAGAGTAAACAATCCTGTAAAAGAATCTTGTGCTGGTTTAAGGAAAGAAGGTCTGTGTCCGCCAGCTTCAAATCCAGCAGCGATAATTGCATCTACTTCGGCATCTTCTAGAGCAAGCGCTTCTTCTAAAGTTGTTGCCGCGCCAATGGTTTTTATTCCAAGTTTTCTGCTTTCTTTCAGTATTTCTTTTGATGGAATTCCGAAAATGAAGCTAAAAACAGATGGTTTGAGTTCGAATACAACTTCAACTTGTTTTTCAAATTTAGAAGGAATATTCGAAGATAAATCAGGAAGAGGAATTCCTAATTCATCAAAATAAGGTTTAAAATTCTGTTTTATCTTTTCCAGTTTTTCTGGAGGATAATTGAGAAGGCTTTCGTCAACATCATTGACCCATAAATTGATATTGTAAGGTTTGGAAGTAGCGAGTTTAATTTCTTTTCCAGCTTCTCGAATTTCTTCGGGAGTTAGGGTATAAGCGCCATAACTGCCCAATCCGCCTGCGTTGCTTACAGAAGCCAATAGAGCGGCAGTTGAAAAACCACCGCCCATTGGACCTTGTAAAATTGGATACTCAATACCTAGTAATTGTGTTATTTTGGTTGAATTCCACATGGTATTTTAATTTACTTTAGTTGCTAATTTATTGCTGATAACCCATTTGCCATCCACAACGATAAGGCTTAAAAGGTCATAATAATTATACTCAAATATCGGAACTTGAACTTTCGCGACAGCGGTATTATTGATAATTTCTAAAGATAAGATTTTCATTTTGAATTCTTCTCCCAATTCCTGTGGACTTTTACGGTTTTTTACACCTTCCAGATATTGATTTACGGTTTTAAAATGAGTTTCTCCATTAATATCAAAACCAACAATTGCCTCTTGATGAAAAACACTTCGCAGTAAAGGAACATCACCATTATAAATTCCGTTAAAATAATTCATAAGCACAGCTGTAATTAGAGCTGCATTTGTGCCAAAATTTTCCATGATTTTAAGTTTTTGAAGTTATCAAATGCTGTGTCCTGCAACATGTCCGCCATCTAAATTAATGATTTCGCCCGTTACAAAATTGCTTTCGGCCAAATAAAGAGCCAATTGTGCTACATCGCTAGTTTCTCCAATTCGTTTCAAAAGATGCAAACCAGCCAAACTATCTGCATTATCTACACCTGTTTTAGCTTGAAGCGGACTTCTAATAATACCTGGAGCAATAGCATTTACACGAATATTATTTTTTCCAAATTCTGTAGCAAGCTGTCTCGTAAAAGCATGAACACCACCTTTGCTTGAAATAGGAGCAGTGGCAGGAAATCCGTCGATGGCATGATCTACCAAAACAGTTCCGATATTAATAATTGATCCTTCACCTTGCTGCAACATTTGTTTTACGGCTGCTTGGCTTGTAAAATAAGTTCCTTTTAAATTGATGTTTAAAAAACGATCTAAGTCTTGTTCTTCAACATCTAAGAAAGATTGTGGCTGAAAAATCCCTGCATTGTTTACCAATACATCGACACTCCCGAAACGCTCTAAAGCAGTTTGAACTAATTGCTTTCCTGTTGCAATGCGACTTACATCGCCGTGTATCATCGCTAATTGGCTATCATGTCCAAGCTCTTTAAAAGTAGTTTCAAGATTCTGCAAATTGGCAGAATTGATAACTACATTGTAGCCTTTTTCTAAAAATAATTGAGCTATTGATTTACCGATGCCTGTTGAGGCACCGGTTACTATAATTGTTTTCATTTTTTTTCTGATTTTAAAGTGATTATTTCTTTTGGGCTGTAATGCCTCTCTCGCGCAATACAGAAACCTGTTCGCCTGCAAATCCCCAATCGTCTAATTCTATTTCCTGAATCACGATGTGTGTAAGACTGGGATCTTTGTCCAAAACATCTGTTATTAATTGCGTAATTCCAGATATCAGTTGCTGTTTTTGTTCTCTTGTAACGCCTTCTCGAGTTACTTCAATTTTTACGTATGGCATGATTTCTAGGTATTAAGCAATTTTTGCTGTTAGGTTTACATCCAATTCAAATTCGTTGTAAATCAGAGTATCTCCAAGATTGGTGAAGAAATTTCCAGAACGGAATTTCATATCATATTTGGTGCGGTCAATGATGATTTTACCAGAAGCTTTCAAATCGTTTTCATTTTTTTTTACTTCCAAATTAAAACCTATTGGATGCGTGATGGCTTTAATAGTAAGATTGCCTTCAATAAAATAATCTGAAGAAGATTGTTTAGAAACAGCTTTAATATCTAAAGTTGCTGTCTGAAATTTATCTGTAGAAAAGAAATCGTCTGAAGCCAAATGCCCTGCAAATTGCTGATTGGTTGCGGGATCGGTTACATCAAGAATTACGATAGAAGTAGTGTCGATAGTAATATTTCCACCAGTTAGTTCATCATTCGAAAAAGTAAAAAAGCCTTCTTCAATATTAATTGTTCCGTTGTGTTGTCCAGTAACTTTTTTTCCAATCCAATTTACTTGACTTTCAGTATTCGAAATTTTAAAATTTTTAGTTTCCATTATTCTGTATTTTAAATTGTTATTAATTTATGGTACAAAGTAATGGCGACATTCAAAATTGATTACGTGATGTAGATCACATTCGTCAGTGCGCTTTGGAAGCGTTGTATAATCGGCTTAAAGTTTCTCTTGAAACACCTAGGTAAGCTGCAATTAAATGTTTAGGAACAGTGTTGTATAAAGCAGGATAGAGTGCAAGTAATTCTTCGTATCTCGTTTTGGTGTCATTATTCATAAAAGAAAGCAGTCTTTTCTGAGAAGCGACATAACCGCGATTGGTTCTCCATCTAAAAAAATGTTCAACTTCGTGTATTTCTTTGCAGATTTTTTCTCGATCCTGATTGGAAAGAGAAAGAATTTCAACATCCGAGACACAATCTACATTAATGGTAGCTTTAGTTTTGTTGTAAAGCGCCGCATAATCAGAAGCCCACCAAGTTGGCATGGCAAACTGCAGAATGTACATTTTTACTTCATCATTGACATAAAAGGACTTTAAACAGCCTGAAATTACAAAATATTCTTTGTCAACTTCCTGACTTTCACTAATAATAGTTTGCCCTTTCTTAAAAGTTTCTGTTTTAAAATGCGAAAAGAAATAATCAAACTGTTCGTCTGTTAAGGTGACAATTTTAGAAACATGTTCTTTTAATAAAGATTTGGCATCCATCGCTGAAGTTTTAATAAAAGTAAAAGTAATAAATATTAAAACGGTCAGAGACGATTATTTTTTATGGTTTTTAAAGTAAGAAACAAAAAAGGAAAGGCTGTTTTTTCAGAAATGATATTTTACGGTTGAGTCGTTAAAAATGATTATTCAGTTATATAAAAAATGATTGAAGCCTTTATTTAAACAATTTTGCGCAAAAGCTTAATTATATTCTATGAATTCACCTCTTACTATAATCGCCGCAACAAATTTTTCTGCCATTGCCACTAATGCAGTTAATTATGCCGCTGGGCTTGCAAAAGCTACAGGAGCAAAATTGGTTTTATTTAATTCATTTTCATTGAGTGTGCACAGTGCAAACTCGCATATTACTGCAGATGCAATGCAGAAACAGATTGACAAAGCAATTTCTAGACTAGAAAATTTATCCAAAGAAATGGCAGATTCGTTTAAAATAGAAACAGCAGCAATTTGCACCTATTCTTTCTTGGAAGATGAGCTTCCAAAAATTATCAAGGAAACCAATGCAGATGTGGTTGTAATGGGAATGGCAGAACGTTCTTTTGAACAAGAATTACTAGGAAATTCAACTACAACAGCCATTAAAAATCTTCAAATTCCGGTTTTGGCAGTTCCTGAAAATGCCCGTTTCTTGAATATCAAAAAAGTGCTATATGCCTGCGATAGTTTGAGTTTTTCGGCCATTAAAAAGTT
The Flavobacterium humidisoli DNA segment above includes these coding regions:
- a CDS encoding universal stress protein produces the protein MNSPLTIIAATNFSAIATNAVNYAAGLAKATGAKLVLFNSFSLSVHSANSHITADAMQKQIDKAISRLENLSKEMADSFKIETAAICTYSFLEDELPKIIKETNADVVVMGMAERSFEQELLGNSTTTAIKNLQIPVLAVPENARFLNIKKVLYACDSLSFSAIKKFSWIKNALGDFGAEIEFFSVDEKLDDLKEEQQRILMNSNIEKEFEDVKYLYKTVRSNAVINEIKKEIKNYEADLLIMVPQKYGFWDSLVHRSKTRILAAGLDIPLLSFPNY